The following coding sequences are from one Capsicum annuum cultivar UCD-10X-F1 chromosome 3, UCD10Xv1.1, whole genome shotgun sequence window:
- the LOC124896692 gene encoding uncharacterized protein LOC124896692, with product MARGRGRGSTGRGGKSAVRSNNDVTANIPTIPTLAIVTSQANVIASSDGSNHTTPESSPTALNQFNRTREGTATLRNQIDINQGRGTGRGSIGGAGKSAARTNMHVRTTNIPTIPTPTVTPQTAGGVGSPTSNHCSTYPTTPNQTNPKTVGTSSQTNQVGEDISLRTTNGESNSSQSHVRTLVTITSVGIHESFKSELDDNGVNWKSVSCDIKDGYFGEFKKNVYWDFSITDAVVKKHWQSKATTVYRNFIAKIKEKGGKILYKKISGKRGSDFAQIQSVLKSPK from the exons atggCTAGAGGTCGAGGTCGCGGAAGCACAGGGCGTGGAGGCAAGTCTGCAGTTAGGAGTAATAATGATGTTACTGCAAACATACCTACTATTCCTACACTTGCTATTGTTACTTCTCAAGCTAATGTCATAG CTTCTAGTGATGGTAGCAACCATACAACTCCTGAATCATCTCCGACTGCTCTAAATCAGTTCAACAGAACAAGAGAAGGTACAGCTACTCTAAGGAACCAAATAG atataAATCAAGGAAGAGGTACTGGTCGAGGAAGTATAGGGGGTGCGGGCAAGTCAGCAGCTAGGACTAATATGCATGTTCGTACTACAAACATACCTACTATTCCCACTCCTACAGTTACGCCACAAACAGCTGGTGGCGTAGGTTCTCCAACTTCTAATCATTGTAGTACGTATCCTACTACTCCAAATCAGACCAACCCAAAAACTGTAGGTACGTCTTCACAAACCAACCAAGTAGGTGAGGACATATCTCTTCGCACCACAAATGGAGAAAGTAATTCCAGTCAAAGCCATGTGCGGACCCTTGTTACTATAACTTCTGTAGG GATACAcgagtctttcaaaagtgaactTGATGATAATGGAGTCAATTGGAAAAGTGTCTCATGTGACATAAAAGATGGCTATTTTGGGGAATTCAAG AAAAACGTCTATTGGGATTTTTCCATTACTGATGCTGTCGTAAAGAAACACTGGCAGAGTAAGGCAACAACTGTATATAGAAATTTCATTgctaaaatcaaagagaaaggGGGCAAGATTTTATACAAGAAGATTTCTGGAAAACGTGGCAGCGACTTTGCGCAGATCCAAAGTGTGTTGAAAAGTCCAAAATAA